CTCATTCGGAGCGCCAACGACCTTGGCCGGGTGAGCATGCAGCTCCGTTTGGGCCGGCTCCACGGAATCACCGAACGATGGGACCACTTCTGCAACGGAGAGCATGTGTCCTATCACAAGCGATGGTCTGCGATCAAGTTCGCTGCACACCTATTGTTCAGCGGCGTTCTGGCCGCAGGTTTTGCCGCGCTTCACTCTTGAAGCGTTTCCCGCGAACGCAGTTCGGACTGGAGCTTCTCGACCTCATCGATGATCTTCGCGAACTTCTCGCCGAAGGGCGTGAGGTGGTACTCGACGCGCGGGGGGACCTCCGGGTACGCCTTGCGCTCGACGATGCCGAAGCGAATCATCTTGTCGAGGCGCTCCGCGAGGACCTTGGTGGACAGTCCCGGAGCTGAGCGGGCGAGGGCGCCGGGGCGGGTGGTGCCCGCGCGGATCTGCGTGAGAACGTGGATCGACCACTTGCAGCCGACGATGCTTTCGACCATGTGGCTGACGGGGATGGCGGGGATGGAGTTTTTCTGCATCGGGAATCGCCGTGATTGCGACCGTTTGGTGCCTACCCCACCGGACGGTGCCCTCTTGAAGACGGGCATCGCGCCGGTACGGTCCTCAAGCGCGTCCACGGTGGACGCGTGCAGTTTATCAGGAGGTTCAGCCATGAAGAAGGCCACGTTCTACCACGCCGGGTGCCCCGTGTGCGTCGCCGCCGAGCAGCAGGTCGCGGCGGCGATCGATCGCCGGCAGTACGACGTCGAGGTGGTGCACCTGGGCAGCGCCAAGCAGCGGATCGGCGAGGCACGCAGCGCGGGCGTGAAGTCGGTCCCGGCGCTGGTGATTGATGGGCAGCCCTTCCACATCAACTTCGGGGCGAGCCTGGAGCAGCTGGGCTGAGCAGAGACGCGGCCCATAGGTCCTATAGGTCGAACGGGTCCTATAGGTCCTGTGGGAGCGTGACAGGAATCACAGAGCGCCCCGGTTAACTCGCCCGCCGGAAGCGCCGATAGCTCCTTGAGCCCTTCCGGACCGCCGCGGCTTGGCGGTGCGTTGGGCCAATCGGGAGCTACCTGTGGACCTGATCCAGATTCTGAAGGCCGCGTATGAGGCGGACGCGTCGGACGTGCACCTGATCAGCGGGCAGCCGCCCATGATCCGCTGCCACCAGGTGATGACCCCGATGG
The nucleotide sequence above comes from Phycisphaerales bacterium. Encoded proteins:
- a CDS encoding helix-turn-helix domain-containing protein, with translation MQKNSIPAIPVSHMVESIVGCKWSIHVLTQIRAGTTRPGALARSAPGLSTKVLAERLDKMIRFGIVERKAYPEVPPRVEYHLTPFGEKFAKIIDEVEKLQSELRSRETLQE
- a CDS encoding thioredoxin family protein, with translation MKKATFYHAGCPVCVAAEQQVAAAIDRRQYDVEVVHLGSAKQRIGEARSAGVKSVPALVIDGQPFHINFGASLEQLG